The following are encoded in a window of Miltoncostaea marina genomic DNA:
- a CDS encoding glycoside hydrolase family 16 protein encodes MRVSSLQTEVFAGPLGGTVGQHRFRPDAVVREEQPPRRLYTPHRGRVAVRARALHDPRAMVAVWMIGYEDRPERSAEICVCEIFGRDVGPDRALVGMGVHPFGDPAITDDFARVELPVDVRGLHVYSADWGADGVIFSVDGEPVRTVGQSPDHPMQLMLGIYEFPPEGGEDARPPEAYPKVFEVDWVRGWAPERTRPSRARGPTT; translated from the coding sequence GTGCGCGTCTCCTCGCTGCAGACCGAGGTGTTCGCCGGCCCCCTCGGCGGCACCGTGGGCCAGCACCGCTTCCGCCCGGACGCGGTGGTGCGCGAGGAGCAGCCGCCGCGGCGCCTGTACACCCCGCACCGCGGCCGGGTGGCCGTGCGGGCCCGGGCGCTCCACGACCCGCGCGCGATGGTCGCCGTCTGGATGATCGGCTACGAGGACCGCCCCGAGCGCTCGGCCGAGATCTGCGTCTGCGAGATCTTCGGCCGCGACGTCGGCCCCGATCGCGCGCTCGTCGGCATGGGCGTCCACCCGTTCGGCGACCCCGCGATCACGGACGACTTCGCCAGGGTCGAGCTGCCGGTCGACGTCCGCGGGCTCCACGTCTACTCGGCCGACTGGGGCGCCGACGGGGTGATCTTCTCGGTCGACGGCGAGCCGGTCCGCACCGTCGGCCAGTCGCCGGACCACCCCATGCAGCTCATGCTCGGCATCTACGAGTTCCCGCCCGAGGGGGGCGAGGACGCCCGTCCGCCGGAGGCCTACCCGAAGGTGTTCGAGGTCGACTGGGTGCGAGGCTGGGCGCCGGAGCGCACCCGGCCCTCACGCGCCCGCGGCCCGACGACGTAG
- the uvrC gene encoding excinuclease ABC subunit UvrC has protein sequence MSDTSPLREQLAGLPAGPGVYIYRDAADSVLYVGKAKSLRKRVLSYFQAPLRPGEEVGPGPMRARNGLHPRVVEMVERIARVETILTRSESEALILEGNLVKRHHPPFNVRLRDDKSYPYIGISLDEEYPRVYFTREKHRRDRVYFGPFSNAYKVRETLKAINKIFPSRPCEGREPGRPSGVPCLDYHIKRCLAPCVGYVSREDYRALIDQITDFLSGRYRGLERQLEADMRAAAEAQEFERAAAVRNRLTAVRHLMERQFATAESVGTADVLGIAVEGDSANVQVLQVRDGVLQDRQSFFLDTMGDDDPGTVLVQFAYEYYSLALAIPSLVIVGRDADGAAADLEALLGDRRGSRVEVRAAARGDKRKLAEMAERNARFALDQDRRQHERARGRRREALADLQERLGLPAPPARIECYDISNLGETYAVASMVVFEGGAPAKSHYRTFTMRYEGGPDDFTRMREALRRRFARLLDPGDDPSFAARPGLVVIDGGKGQLAAAMAGMREAGVGGVPVVSLAKQREEVFRPGRPEPLLLDEGSSALRVLQHVRDEAHRFALRHHRGRRGRGMTESVLDALPGVGPARKAAILRHFGSADRFLAASREELEAVPGVPAKVARDVYDRLHRTAAPGGAAATVGGRGREG, from the coding sequence GTGAGCGACACCAGCCCCCTCCGCGAGCAGCTTGCGGGACTCCCCGCGGGCCCGGGGGTCTACATCTACCGCGACGCGGCCGACAGCGTGCTGTACGTCGGCAAGGCGAAGTCGCTGCGCAAGCGGGTGCTGTCCTACTTCCAGGCGCCCCTGCGCCCCGGCGAGGAGGTCGGCCCCGGGCCGATGCGTGCCCGCAACGGCCTTCACCCGCGGGTCGTGGAGATGGTCGAGCGGATCGCCCGCGTGGAGACGATCCTCACCCGCTCGGAGAGCGAGGCGCTGATCCTCGAGGGCAACCTCGTGAAGCGCCACCACCCGCCGTTCAACGTGCGGCTGCGCGACGACAAGAGCTATCCCTACATCGGGATCAGCCTCGACGAGGAGTACCCGCGGGTCTACTTCACGCGCGAGAAGCACCGGCGCGACCGGGTCTACTTCGGCCCGTTCTCCAACGCCTACAAGGTGCGCGAGACCTTGAAGGCGATCAACAAGATCTTCCCGAGCCGCCCCTGCGAGGGCCGCGAGCCGGGGCGGCCGTCCGGGGTGCCGTGCCTCGACTACCACATCAAGCGCTGCCTGGCGCCGTGCGTGGGCTACGTCTCGCGGGAGGACTACCGGGCGCTGATCGACCAGATCACCGACTTCCTGTCGGGCCGCTACCGGGGCCTGGAGCGCCAGCTCGAGGCCGACATGCGCGCGGCCGCCGAAGCCCAGGAGTTCGAGCGGGCCGCCGCGGTGCGCAACCGGCTCACCGCGGTGCGGCACCTGATGGAGCGCCAGTTCGCGACCGCCGAGTCGGTCGGCACGGCCGACGTGCTCGGCATCGCGGTGGAGGGCGACTCGGCCAACGTGCAGGTGCTGCAGGTGCGCGACGGCGTGCTGCAGGACCGCCAGTCGTTCTTCCTCGACACGATGGGCGACGACGACCCGGGCACGGTGCTGGTGCAGTTCGCCTACGAGTACTACTCGCTGGCGCTGGCCATCCCGTCGCTGGTGATCGTGGGCCGCGACGCCGACGGCGCGGCGGCGGACCTCGAGGCCCTGCTGGGCGACCGGCGCGGCAGCCGGGTGGAGGTGCGCGCGGCCGCCCGCGGCGACAAGCGCAAGCTGGCCGAAATGGCCGAGCGCAACGCGCGCTTCGCGCTCGACCAGGACCGCCGGCAGCACGAGCGGGCGCGCGGGCGCCGCCGCGAGGCGCTGGCCGACCTGCAGGAGCGGCTGGGGCTGCCGGCCCCGCCGGCGCGCATCGAGTGCTACGACATCTCGAACCTGGGCGAGACCTACGCCGTGGCCTCCATGGTGGTCTTCGAGGGCGGCGCGCCCGCCAAGTCGCACTACCGCACCTTCACGATGCGCTACGAGGGCGGCCCGGACGACTTCACCCGCATGCGCGAGGCCCTGCGGCGGCGCTTCGCCCGCCTGCTCGACCCGGGCGACGACCCCTCGTTCGCGGCGCGCCCGGGCCTGGTGGTGATCGACGGCGGCAAGGGCCAGCTCGCCGCCGCGATGGCCGGGATGCGCGAGGCCGGCGTCGGGGGCGTGCCGGTGGTCAGCCTGGCGAAGCAGCGCGAGGAGGTCTTCCGCCCGGGCCGCCCGGAGCCGCTGCTGCTCGACGAGGGCTCGTCGGCCCTGCGGGTGCTCCAGCACGTGCGCGACGAGGCCCACCGCTTCGCGCTGCGCCACCACCGCGGTCGCCGCGGGCGGGGGATGACCGAGAGCGTGCTCGACGCCCTGCCCGGCGTCGGCCCGGCACGCAAGGCGGCGATCCTGCGCCACTTCGGCTCCGCCGACCGCTTCCTCGCCGCCAGCCGCGAGGAGCTGGAGGCGGTCCCGGGGGTCCCGGCGAAGGTGGCCCGCGACGTGTACGACAGGCTCCACCGCACCGCCGCGCCCGGGGGCGCGGCGGCGACGGTCGGCGGCCGCGGGCGGGAGGGCTGA
- a CDS encoding CAP domain-containing protein: MVARTLPAVAAAALAGLAGAALTPDAAQARDASRLGCPTALPAGVVDPGWGAELLAEVNRHRRATGLRPVREDPVLARAAAWKARDVLARAYGGHDDPGLGRAPSRTAQTRAQTCGFTSGYAYENLLMRAAAAPPLDARSALAAWLASPGHRRNIEQPAWRFVGTGVAAMPGAAPGMPGSAASQLFSAVAAPRTGVCPTLVASVRPGRTVALAPRACRAGGGLRVSRRPARGRLTPALVYAAPRRLGTVTMRLRWPDTGVVQPVMVYVVGPRAREGRVRSGAQPRTQSTSNTFG, from the coding sequence GTGGTCGCACGCACCCTCCCCGCGGTCGCCGCCGCGGCGCTCGCCGGCCTGGCCGGCGCGGCGCTCACGCCCGACGCGGCGCAGGCCCGCGACGCCAGCCGCCTGGGCTGCCCGACCGCCCTGCCTGCCGGGGTCGTCGACCCCGGCTGGGGCGCCGAGCTGCTGGCCGAGGTCAACCGGCACCGGCGCGCGACGGGGCTGCGGCCGGTGCGCGAGGACCCGGTGCTCGCGCGCGCCGCCGCGTGGAAGGCGCGCGACGTGCTGGCGCGCGCGTACGGCGGCCACGACGACCCCGGGCTCGGCCGCGCGCCGTCGCGCACGGCGCAGACGCGGGCGCAGACCTGCGGCTTCACGAGCGGGTACGCCTACGAGAACCTGCTGATGCGCGCGGCGGCCGCGCCGCCGCTCGACGCCCGCTCGGCCCTGGCGGCGTGGCTGGCCTCGCCGGGGCACCGCCGCAACATCGAGCAGCCGGCCTGGCGCTTCGTGGGCACGGGCGTGGCGGCCATGCCCGGCGCGGCGCCCGGCATGCCCGGGTCCGCCGCGTCGCAGCTCTTCTCGGCGGTCGCCGCGCCGCGCACCGGCGTCTGCCCGACGCTGGTCGCGAGCGTCCGCCCCGGCCGCACGGTGGCGCTGGCGCCCCGCGCCTGCCGGGCGGGCGGCGGCCTCAGGGTGAGCCGCCGGCCCGCGCGGGGGCGGCTGACGCCGGCGCTGGTCTACGCCGCGCCGCGCCGCCTCGGCACCGTGACCATGCGGCTGCGCTGGCCCGACACGGGCGTCGTCCAGCCGGTGATGGTCTACGTCGTCGGGCCGCGGGCGCGTGAGGGCCGGGTGCGCTCCGGCGCCCAGCCTCGCACCCAGTCGACCTCGAACACCTTCGGGTAG